The Caballeronia sp. TF1N1 genome includes a window with the following:
- a CDS encoding septal ring lytic transglycosylase RlpA family protein — protein sequence MRLRTMGNDTLSTIHLKERARRSKIRALVFVTLTCWLNAAFPAAQEKTHTHTHAHERAQKHARHSQENVNATAKAAAAEPVNLDRSGKERKGKASYYGRNFYKKKMADGTPMNPQSNSAASKTLPLGTKARVTNLENGNSDVVEIRDRGPYVKDRIVDVSPKTADKLGLKENGTAPVEVKPVEVPQADGTVKPGAGATSSN from the coding sequence ATGCGACTTCGTACGATGGGGAATGACACCCTCAGCACGATACATCTGAAGGAACGAGCGCGAAGATCGAAGATTCGAGCGCTTGTCTTCGTCACGCTGACGTGCTGGCTCAATGCCGCATTCCCGGCGGCGCAAGAAAAAACGCATACGCACACACACGCGCACGAGCGCGCGCAGAAGCATGCGCGTCATAGCCAGGAAAACGTGAATGCGACAGCAAAAGCGGCAGCCGCGGAACCCGTGAATCTCGACCGCTCCGGCAAGGAACGCAAGGGCAAGGCTTCGTATTACGGCCGAAACTTCTACAAGAAGAAAATGGCCGACGGTACGCCGATGAATCCGCAATCCAATTCGGCGGCAAGCAAGACGCTTCCGCTCGGTACGAAAGCGCGCGTGACGAATCTGGAGAACGGCAATAGCGACGTAGTCGAGATCAGGGATCGCGGTCCTTACGTGAAAGACCGGATCGTGGATGTATCGCCGAAAACCGCCGATAAGCTCGGCTTGAAGGAAAACGGCACCGCGCCCGTCGAAGTCAAACCCGTGGAAGTTCCACAGGCCGATGGTACGGTGAAGCCGGGCGCAGGCGCGACTTCCTCTAACTGA